CCGGTGGTCGGCTCGTCCAGTAGGTACACCGTGTGGCCCCGGCGCGAGTTGCGGGAGCGCTGCAACTCCGTGGCCAGCTTGATGCGCTGCGCCTCGCCGCCGGAGAGTTCCGGCGCGCCCTGACCGAGACGCAGGTAACCCAGCCCCACCGCCTGCAGGGTTTCCACGGCGCGCAGAATCTTGGGCACTCTGGCGAACACGTCCGCGGCTTCGTCGACAGTCAGGTCCAGCACCTCCGCGATGGTGAGACCCTCCCAGGTCACCTCGAGGGTCTCGTCGTTGTAGCGCGCGCCGCCGCAGTCGGGGCAGGTGGTGTACGACCCAGGTAGGAACACCAGCTCCACCTCGATCTTTCCAGCACCACCGCAGGTCGGGCACTGCCCTTGCTTCACGTTGTAGGAAAAGCGCGACACGGTCCAATTGCGACGTTTCGCCTCGTCAGTGTTGGCGAAGAGTTTGCGCACGCCGTCGAACAACCCGGTGTACGTGGCGAGCGTCGAGCGCGGCGTGCGCCCGATGGGCTTTTGGGTGATCTGCACGACACGGCTCACAGCGTCGAAGCCTTCTTGCTTATCGACGACCCACTCGCCGTCCTGCGCCACCTCATCGTCCTCATCAACAACGGAAGACGCGGCGTCGCGCAGCACCCCGGCGAGCACCGTGCTGACCAGCGTGGACTTGCCGGAGCCGGACACGCCGGCCACTGCGGTGAATTGCCCCAGCCCAAACGAGACATCCATGCCGTCGATGGAACGCGCTGAAACACCAGACAAGGTTAGTTCGCCGCTGGCGGTGCGGGGGTCGTCGTTAAGCGACGGCGCCCGGTTCGCCAACGCTTGTGCAGTGGGTGCGTCGCCGGTGTACTCGCTGGTGGGACCGGAGTAGACAACCTCGCCGCCACGCTCGCCGGCGAGTGGGCCGACGTCGACGAGCCAGTCGGTCTGGGCGACGAGTTCCATGTCGTGCTCGACAAGCAGAACAGAGTTTCCCGCGTCGATGAAGCGGCGGCAGATATCCAGCACGGCACCGCGTTCCGACGGGTGCAGGCCGGCCGACGGCTCGTCGAGCACGTACGCCACGCCGAACAGGCCAGAACGCAGCTGAGCCGACAGGCGGATGCGCTGCAGCTCGCCGGCCGACAACGTCGGGGCCGGACGGTCGAGGCTCAAGTGCGCAAGGCCGAGGTCGAGCGCCGACTGCAGCGCCGGCAGGATCTGCTTGAGCAGCAGGTCCTCGGCCGAGCCCTCGGAGGGTTCCTGGTCTGCGAGCACGTCGTAGACCTTATCCAGCGGTAGCGCACCGAGTTCGTCGATCGGCATGCCAGCGTAGGTGACCTTGAGCGCCTCCGGGTTGAGACGAC
Above is a genomic segment from Corynebacterium lujinxingii containing:
- a CDS encoding excinuclease ABC subunit UvrA, whose product is MPETGIQVRDAHLHNLRNVDVDIPRGTLVAVTGVSGSGKSSLAFGTIHGEGQRRYLESVAPFARRLIGSAVDPQVGSVEGLPPTVALEQSTSGGGARSTVGTVSALSNSIRLLYSRSGDNPKGLYSDSFSPNTPEGMCPTCQGTGVVHEPTEASMVPDPSLSIEDGAIQAWPGAWAGKNFHDILATLGYDLDSPWQDLPKKDRDWILFTDERPVVTVKPLRGEDQIQRNYKGTWRSVESYLTKTLAETNSDTLRKRVLSYMESRVCETCHGRRLNPEALKVTYAGMPIDELGALPLDKVYDVLADQEPSEGSAEDLLLKQILPALQSALDLGLAHLSLDRPAPTLSAGELQRIRLSAQLRSGLFGVAYVLDEPSAGLHPSERGAVLDICRRFIDAGNSVLLVEHDMELVAQTDWLVDVGPLAGERGGEVVYSGPTSEYTGDAPTAQALANRAPSLNDDPRTASGELTLSGVSARSIDGMDVSFGLGQFTAVAGVSGSGKSTLVSTVLAGVLRDAASSVVDEDDEVAQDGEWVVDKQEGFDAVSRVVQITQKPIGRTPRSTLATYTGLFDGVRKLFANTDEAKRRNWTVSRFSYNVKQGQCPTCGGAGKIEVELVFLPGSYTTCPDCGGARYNDETLEVTWEGLTIAEVLDLTVDEAADVFARVPKILRAVETLQAVGLGYLRLGQGAPELSGGEAQRIKLATELQRSRNSRRGHTVYLLDEPTTGLHPADIALLVQELNSLVDAGQTVIVVEHDVSVIAQADRVIEMGPGAGAEGGQIVATGTPAELAKCDTATGKVLAERSA